The region GCGGATCGTTCGCCACGCGCCGGGTCAACGCAATTCAGCACGGCGAGACCATCTTCTCGATGTCGGCCTCGTTTCAGACCGACCAGAGCGGCATCGAGCACCAGGACGCGATGCCCCAGGCGCCCTCGCCCGACGACATCCCGGACTTCGAGTCGGTCAGCAAGGTCTTCGACGACGCCAGCTTCCGTCAGTTCGACGAGTGGGATGTGCGGATCGTCCCGCGCAAGTCACTGCACCGACTGCCCGGCAAGGCGTCGCAGCAGCAGGTGTGGTTCCGCCACCGTGACCCGCTGCCCGACGACCCGGTGCTGCACATCTGCGCGCTGGCCTACATGAGCGACCTCACACTGCTCGGTTCGGCTCAGGTGAACTATCCGCAGGACCGCAGGCACCTCCAGGTCGCCTCGCTCGACCACGCGATGTGGTTCATGAGGGCCTTCCGCGCCGACGAGTGGCTGCTCTACGACCAGTCCTCGCCCTCGGCGTGCGGCGGTCGTTCCCTGACCCAGGGCAAGATCTTCAACCAGTACGGCGAGATGGTCGCTGCCGTCATGCAGGAGGGGCTCACCCGCTACCCACGCGACTTCACGCCCGAACGACGGTGACCCCGCGCGTCGGTGTGCTCGCGCTGCAGGGCGATACTCGGGAGCACCTTGCCGCGTTGCGTGAGGCCGGCGCCGAGGCCGCCACTGTGCGCCGCCCCGCGGAACT is a window of Mycolicibacterium chubuense NBB4 DNA encoding:
- the tesB gene encoding acyl-CoA thioesterase II, with the protein product MAIEKILDLEQLEVNIYRGGVFSPESGFLQRTFGGHVAGQSLVSAVRTVDPKYQVHSLHGYFLRPGDARAPSVYLVERLRDGGSFATRRVNAIQHGETIFSMSASFQTDQSGIEHQDAMPQAPSPDDIPDFESVSKVFDDASFRQFDEWDVRIVPRKSLHRLPGKASQQQVWFRHRDPLPDDPVLHICALAYMSDLTLLGSAQVNYPQDRRHLQVASLDHAMWFMRAFRADEWLLYDQSSPSACGGRSLTQGKIFNQYGEMVAAVMQEGLTRYPRDFTPERR